In Acinonyx jubatus isolate Ajub_Pintada_27869175 chromosome A3, VMU_Ajub_asm_v1.0, whole genome shotgun sequence, a genomic segment contains:
- the LOC128311367 gene encoding small nuclear ribonucleoprotein F-like, with protein sequence MRDRQQAVQLVASSLQHLIVVAMSLPLNPKTFLKGLTGKPVMTKLKSRMEYKDHLVSADGYMNMELANAEKYIDGSSSGHFSQVITGCNNVLHIRGVEEEEEDGEMRELQLLWEFFFFKYIFLDDK encoded by the coding sequence ATGAGGGACAGACAGCAAGCAGTTCAGCTTGTGGCAAGTAGCCTGCAGCATTTGATTGTAGTCGCCATGAGTTTGCCCCTAAATCCCAAAACCTTCCTGAAAGGATTAACAGGAAAGCCAGTAATGACAAAACTCAAGTCCAGAATGGAGTACAAAGACCACCTGGTATCTGCAGACGGCTATATGAACATGGAGCTCGCAAATGCAGAAAAATACATAGATGGATCATCGTCTGGACATTTCAGTCAAGTTATAACAGGGTGTAATAATGTCCTTCATATCAGGGGtgttgaagaagaggaagaagatggggAAATGCGAGAATTGCAGCttttgtgggaattttttttttttaaatacatatttctagacgataaatag